From a single Silene latifolia isolate original U9 population chromosome 6, ASM4854445v1, whole genome shotgun sequence genomic region:
- the LOC141587468 gene encoding uncharacterized protein LOC141587468: protein MPESVTSATGDDYSNPYDDPLFLSNSDFTSMSLVTTPFTRKNFLNWSREVLMGVGAKNKQGFLDGSTAMPSTTSSKYQQRRRSDNMVRCWLLHALSPEIKAVFMTTKSARRLWTDLHEMYGQSNAPLLYQLKKEIKNISQSTDESIVEYYNKLKRHWDDIDDLEPYPDCTCGVMSKCTCNLLKKVLEMASQEKVITFLMGLDDSYDNLRTNILSMEPLPTINKAYSLVQQIESQKSFSKLVLNQAESSAMAVNRGKGSGHWNKPSDAKNWNVWSRNGAGTGASTGKDGAGQHKKGKRWCDHCNKSGHTRDACFILHPELRE, encoded by the coding sequence ATGCCTGAATCTGTGACTTCCGCGACGGGTGATGATTACAGCAATCCTTATGATGATCCGCTGTTTCTTTCAAATTCTGATTTTACTTCGATGTCGCTTGTTACCACTCCTTTTACTCGCAAGAACTTTCTCAATTGGAGTCGTGAAGTTCTCATGGGAGTTGGAGCTAAGAATAAGCAAGGATTTCTTGATGGATCCACAGCTATGCCTTCTACTACTTCTTCAAAGTATCAGCAACGGCGACGCTCTGATAATATGGTACGATGCTGGCTTCTTCATGCTCTTTCGCCAGAAATCAAAGCGGTGTTCATGACGACTAAGTCTGCCAGACGTTTATGGACAGATCTTCATGAGATGTACGGTCAGAGTAATGCACCATTATTGTACCAATTGAAGAAGGAGATTAAAAATATTTCTCAGTCCACAGACGAATCAATTGTTGAATATTACAACAAATTGAAGCGTCATTGGGACGATATTGATGATCTTGAGCCTTATCCTGATTGCACTTGTGGAGTTATGTCTAAGTGTACTTGCAATCTTCTCAAGAAGGTGCTGGAAATGGCTTCTCAAGAGAAAGTCATTACTTTCTTAATGGGATTAGATGATTCTTATGATAATCTCCGGACAAATATCTTGTCAATGGAGCCTTTGCCTACTATTAACAAGGCTTACTCTCTTGTTCAGCAAATTGAAAGTCAGAAGTCTTTTTCTAAGCTTGTTCTTAACCAGGCAGAGTCTAGTGCTATGGCGGTTAACCGGGGTAAAGGATCAGGCCACTGGAACAAACCAAGTGATGCCAAGAACTGGAATGTTTGGTCTCGAAATGGTGCTGGTACTGGTGCTAGTACTGGGAAAGATGGTGCAGGACAGCATAAAAAAGGGAAGCGTTGGTGTGATCACTGTAATAAAAGTGGTCACACTAGGGATGCTTGTTTCATTCTCCATCCAGAGCTGAGGGAGTAA